catacttccaaagttgtggcaaaggacaacaaagtcaaggtattggagtggccatcacaaagccctgacctcaatcctatagaaaatttgtgggcagaactgaaaaagcatgtgcaagcaaggaggcctacaaacctgacacagttacaccagctctgtcaggatgaatgggccaaaattcacccaacatattgtgggaagcttgtggaaggctacccaaaatgtttgacccaagttaaaaaatgtaaaggcaatgctaccaaatactaattgagtgtatgtaaacttctgacccactctctctctactattattctgacatttcacattcttaaaataaaggggtgatcctaacagacataagacagggcatttttactaggattaaatgtcaggaattgtgaaaaactgagtttaaatgtacagtggggcaaaaaagtatttagtcagcgaccaattgtgcaagttctcccacttaaaaagatgagagaggcctgtaattttcatcataggtacacttcaactatgacagacaaaatgagaagaaaaatccagaaaatcacattgtaggatttaatgaatttatttgcaaattatggtggaaaataagtatttggcaatgacagaggtcaataacaaaagtttatctcaatactttgttatatacccttcgtTGGCAAtggcagaggtcaaacattttctgtaagtcttcacaaggttcacacacactgttgctggtattttggcccattcctccatgcagatctcctctagagcagtgatgtgttggggctgttgctgggcaacacggactttcaactccctccaaagattttctatggggttgagatctggtgtctggctaggccactccaggaccttgaaatgcttcttacgaagccactccttcgttgcctgggcggtgtgtttgggatcattgtcatgctgaaagacccagccacatttcatcttcaatgcccttgctgatggaaggaggttttcactcaaaatctcacgatacatggcccatttattctttcctttacacggatcagtcgtcctggtccctttgcagaaaaacagccccagagcatgtttccacccccatgcttcacagtaggtatggtgttctttgaatgcaactcagcattctttgtcctccaaacacgacgagttgagtttttaccaaaaaaagttatattttggtttcatctgaccatatgatattctcccaatcttcttctggatcatccaaatgctctctagcaaacttcagacgggcctggacatgtactggcttaagcagggggacacgtctggcacggcaggatttgagtccctggcggcatagtgtgttactgatggtaggctttgttactttggtcccagctctctgcaggtcattcactaggtccccccgtgtggttctgggatttttgctcactgttcttgtgatcattttgaccccacggggtgagatcttgcgtggagccccagatcgagggagattatcagtggtcttgtatgtcttccatttcctaataattgctcccacagttgatttcttcaaaccaagctgcttacctattgcagatccagtcttcccagcctggtgcaggtctacaattttgtttctggtgtcctttgacggctctttggtcttggccatagtggagtttggagtgtgactgtttgaggttgtggacaggtgtcttttatactgataacaagttcaaacaggtgccattaatacaggtaacgagtggaggacagaggagcctcttaaagaagaagttacaggtctgtgagagccagaaatattgcttgattgtaggtgaccaaatacttagtaaataaattctttaaaaatcctacaatgtgattttctggatttttttctctcattttgtctgtcatagttgaagtgtacctatgatgaaaattgcaggcctctctcatctttttaagtgggagaacttgcacaattggtggctgactaactacttttttgccccactgtatttggctaaggtgtatgtaaacttccgacttcaactgtagatattccattaaaaaaaagcaATTTCCAGctaaatagtaatttacaacattaacaatgtctacactgtatttctgatcaatttgatgttattttaaatggacaaaaaaaagtttttctttgtaaaacaaggacattttaagtgacccccaaacctttgaacggtagtgtatttagcagatggtattgcggGTGTATCAaagtgcttgtgttcctagctccaacagtgcagtaatatctaacaatacatcctctccctccatttgtcaaatctgaccataattctaccctcctgattcctgcttacaagcaaaaatttaagcaggaagcaccagtgactcggtcaataaaaaagtggtcagatgaagcagatgctaaactacaggactgttttgctagcacagaatggaatatgttcccggattcttcctatggcattgaggagtacaccacatcagtcattggcttcctCAATAaggtcatccccacagtgaccgtacctacataacccaaccagaagctatggattacaggcaacatctgcactgagctaaaggctagagctgccgcatttaaggagcgggactctaacccggaagcttataagaaatccctctatgccctgcgacgaaaaACATCAAACAGGCAGTGTCAATACCGGACTAAgactgaatcgtactacaccggctccgatgctcgtcggatgtggcagggcttgcaaaccattatagACTACATAGGGAAGCAAagacgagagctgcccagtgacatgagcctaccagatgagctaaagtacttctatgctcgcttcgaggcaactaacactgaaacatgcatgagatcaccagctgttccagacgactgtgtgaccaCGCTCTCCACAACCGATttgagtaagatctttaaacaggtcaacattcacaaggccgcagggccaaacggattaccaggacgtgtactgcgagcatgcactgaccaactggcaagtatcttcactgacattttcaacctctccctgtctgagtctgtaataccaacatgttttaagcagacacTGTGCCCAAGaccactaaggtaacctgtccTAAATGATTACCGACCTGTagtactcacgtctgtagccatgaagtgctttgaaaggctggtcatggctcacatcaacaccattatcccagaaaccctagaccaactccaatttgcataccgcatatctattgcactccacactgtcctttcccacctggacaaatggaacacctatctgagaatgctattcattgactacaggtcagcgttcaacaccatagtgccctcaaagcccattaaaaaggaccctgggactaaacacctccctctgcaactggatcctggactccctgacgggccgaccccaggtggtattggtaggtaacaacacatctgccatgctgatcctcaacacaggggcccctcaggggtgcgtgttcagtcccctccggtactccctattcactcatgactgcacggccaggcacgactccaacaccatcattaagtttgctgatgacacaacagtggtaggcctgatcaccaacaacgagacagcctatagggaggaggtcagagacctggccatgtggtgccaggcaaacaacctctccctcaacgtgatcaagaccaaggagatgattgtggactacaggaaaaggaggactgagcacacccccattgtcatcgacggggctgtagtagagcaggtttagagcttcaagttccttgacgttcacatcaccaataaactaacatggtccaagcacaccaagacagtcgtgaagagagcacaacctattccccctcaggagactgaaaagatttggcatgggtcctcagatcctcaaaaggttttacagctgcaccatcgagagcatcctgacgggttgcatcactgcctggtattgcaactgcttggcctccgaccacaaggcactacagggggtagtgcgtacagccaagaacatcactggggccaagcgtcctgccatccaggacctctatatcaggcggtgtcagaggaaggcactaaaaattgtcaaagactccagccaccctagtcaaagactgttctctttgctatcgcacggcaagctgtacctgAGCGCCAAGTttagaggcttctaaacagcttctaccccaagcaataagactcctgaacacataatcaaatggctacccagactatttgcattgccccccctcttttacaccactgctctctgttattatctatgcatagtcactttaataactctacctacatgtacatattacctcaattacctcgactaaccggtgcccccacacattgactctgtaccggtaccccctgtgtatagtctcgctattgtttttttactgctgctctttaactacttgttacttttatttcttattcatattttttaaactgcattgttggttaggggcttgtaagtaagcatttcactttacaGTCTACctatatttggcgcatgtgaaaaatacaatttgatttgaaaaaaatctaaaagtaaaagattggaattaagaaatattaggacgagcaatgtccggagtataaatatatacactatatatacaaaagtatgttgatgcgccttcaaatgagtggatttggctatttcagacaCATCATCTGGGGCATCTTTCATTACAATCTATTTCAATTGCTACCTGTTTCAGCTTCCATGTAGCCCTCACCCTGAATGAATTTGTTGGTTCCTAAGGGTCAGCACATTGTTACATCTTTATGCCAAATGAGACAAAAGGGCACAACAAAACAGTCCaaagaaaagctattttgttTTGGGACCAAGGCTGGGGCATGctgctgtttggccctgtccggggtgtcctcggatggggccacagtgtctcctgacccctcctgtctcagcctccagtatttatgctgcagtagtttgtgtcggggggctggggtcagtttgttatatctggagtacttctcctgtcctattcggtgtcctgtgtgaatctaagtgtgcgttctctaattctctcctcctctctttctttctctctctcggaggacctgagccctaggaccatgccccaggactacctgacatgatgactccttgctgtccccagtccacctggccatgctgctgctccagtttcaacttccacctgactgtgctgctgctccagtttcaactgttctgccttattattattcgaccatgctggtcatttatgaacatttgaacatcttggccatgttctgttataatctccacccggcacagccagaagaggactggccaccccacatagcctggttcctctctaggtttcttcctaggttttggcctttctagggagtttttcctagccaccgtgcttctacacctgcattgcttgctgtttggggttttaggctgggtttctgtacagcactttgagatatcagctgatgtacgaagggctatataaataaatttgatttgatttgaagtcagtTGGTTGCCAGGTGACCCATGAGAAAGTGTAGGCCTCATGTGCAAATAAATCCATGTGCACATACACCAAACCAAGGGcttcctccctcttcatcctgcAACATTGTTTTACAGTAGTTCTATACCAATCCAGACACTCTCCACCCTATTGATCATTTGATTAATTATTTAACTTGTAAAAAGCTACCTCACCAGACTGTGGTCGTCATCATTTAGCTGGTTTCCAGGCTGTCTGTGTGAATTAATTCAAGGGCAGTATTCCCATACAGTCTCTATTTAGTGTTCTGGTCCCTAGCTAATAGATGGTGTCCACTCAGTCAGGGAGGGGACAACCATTCAGAGTTATATAAGAAAAGTCTGGATATGAATGCTGATTTAGGCCTTCACGTATCCATTCAAGCATTCAAGCCTGTTGAaaacctcccctcctcttcctcctccacataGCCCCTTATGCAACAGTGTTTTGTCTAAGCCTCTGTGAAGCACATgctccagaagtagaggtgtccTGCTCTGGCTGTACTGTACTATCGTCTCACGTGtctctgctccatctctctcatctttcaCTATGTCTGTCCAGCTAGTTGTATCTCTCCTAGCTCTAGCTTCTCTGAATGCTGCATCTACACCGCTCTGTAAAGAACTGGTCAAACCCCTGGTACTGGAGGACCATACTGAGGTAAGTTGTGATCATAATACTAAACATAATCTTTAGACTTAATGACTACGTTGCAGATGACACTCTACTCCCTATCCAGAAAACCTACTTTGGCCAGAGCCAAAGACTCTGGGGAAGGTGTCATTTTGAGACACAGCCATTTATTTGACAAATAAGAGCTATTTGTGGCAAATGAACGTGTGATTATTTATTTTGGGGCAGTGACAGATGCTGTGCAGTATACATACAGATTTAGGATCTTAATACTACCAGTATTGTCATAGCAAGAAAGTCCTCCAGCAAAAGGATTAGAACATCTAGTCCATAATATTGCTTGATctgtggttaggctattagctggccaaaagtagcctacatgaaaagtgcaatactgttattATAACTGTGTGTTAGTGCGGGTTTTCAGTTAATTTATGTAAATTGCAAAGCTCATTTGCATTTCCTGCAGTGTAGGaatattctcagcaacaaaagagtgatcaaattaagatcatacatctgtaCTACTCTACACTTAGAACaaaatgtgctatctagaaccttaaagagttcttcggctgtccccataggagaaccctttgaagaaccctttttggttacatGTTGAACCCTTTccatagagggttctacatgtaaccaaaagggttctcctatggggacaccaGAAGAACCCTTTATTCTAAGAGTGTaccttttgttgtttttttcaacTTCAAATGGTCCAAGTTAGGTTAAGGATACTGCAATGAAGATGGTTTGAAACTCATGGGTTTTCCCTTGTCTGTGACTGGTAGATCTATGGCAAATGGGTGTATGTGATGGGGTCTGCGGATCATTCAGTCTTCCAAAAAGCTTTGGGGACTCTGAAAAGCTCCTGGATTGACCTGTCGGCTACATCTGACCATCAAGTAGTCACACTACGTTGGGGAGACCGCATGTAAGTCTGGTTAGGTTGTGGATATGAATGTGGACTGTAACAAATGTCATTGGGCGTTAAAAAATATTAGGGAAGTATCTGCAATGGTAGACATTTAATTTCACCTTTCTCGGAAAGCAAAGAGAATGTCTCAGGTTGGCACCTACTTTATGCTAACAAGTTTTCCTAAATATCTATCAGTGATGGCAAATGCGTTGTCGGTGCAACAAATGCTACCATCTCCGGCACCACCTCCACAGTTCACAGTAAGTGACCCGTGCTCTACTAGCCTGCTCACCAGATCTGTCTGTGCTTTAGCCAACACCCTCCTCTGGCGTTATGCCAAATAGGACATCAACAAAGGAGCGAGTTGGCTGAAGCAGAAACCGATTTGGCAACCTGGCTAGTGCTCTACATCTTAATGATGAAATCATTTACCTGCTCAATAATAGGGACTTTATCCACTTGCCTATTTATTACGTACATTGTACTGTACCCTGTGCCTTATCATTATACCATGCTATGTCTTCACTTTATGTCATGATGATAAGCCTGTAAAGATTCAAAGAATAAAATAATGTTACACTTTATTTTAGTTAGATAATTTTCAGGTACTTGAATATGGCATGGTAAAAATTTTGCAACATTATAATTACCTAATAATTATATAGTAGTTTATTTGGTAATCACTAAAACAAGCACCAAAACGAAACCTGACATTTGGTATAAGATTTTACCAAATGTGTTGAATTCTTGGAAGTATTAGCTGAAACAGGCCTAAAAAGGTGTTACCAAATGTCCTAATCATAATGGATCATTTTGTGGATCCACAGTTCATTTGTCTGAACACAAAGGTCAGTACCTGGAGACCTGCCCTGACTGCCTGCTATGGTCAGACACCTCTCGTAATGGAGACATCACTGGCAGATACCTACTCCTGTTTAGTAAGTCCACTTAAACAATCAATTTGAGTCCACTCCAAAACTAGTCTGGACCCATCTGGATGTGCTTTAACCGACTCCTAACTGCTGTGTTGGTTCAGTGTCATGACCAAAATGTATGACTTTGTTTAAGCACATACAGATCTGGGACGAAGCTAGCCCCAAGCGGGCCCCACTCATTGATGTTGATAAATAGTAGcagtgtacagttgtggccaaaagttttgataaTGAAACAAagattcattttcacaaagtctgccgcctcagtttgtatgatggcaatttgcatatactccagaatgtcatgaagagtgatcagatgaattgcaaagtccctctttgccatgcaaattaactgaataccaaaaaacatttccactgcatttcagccctgccacaaaaggatcagctgacatcatgtcagtgattctctcgttataacatcgatattttgggtccatggccaagaaactccccagaccttaatccctt
This window of the Oncorhynchus tshawytscha isolate Ot180627B linkage group LG12, Otsh_v2.0, whole genome shotgun sequence genome carries:
- the LOC121847934 gene encoding uncharacterized protein LOC121847934 isoform X1 codes for the protein MSVQLVVSLLALASLNAASTPLCKELVKPLVLEDHTEIYGKWVYVMGSADHSVFQKALGTLKSSWIDLSATSDHQVVTLRWGDRIDGKCVVGATNATISGTTSTVHIHLSEHKGQYLETCPDCLLWSDTSRNGDITGRYLLLFTRSGKMDPTYLDTYKNQAECLNFPETHHTYDGETELCPDDNQKEKVVDEDTMEEKPTTEEEKTTEKNPTTEEEKTTEKNLTTEEEKTTEKNPMD